The following coding sequences lie in one Xanthomonas hortorum pv. pelargonii genomic window:
- a CDS encoding helix-turn-helix transcriptional regulator — MDRYERINSLHRLLKSARYPVTVARLQDELSCSRATVYRDLAFLRDALMAPVEGDGESGFRYLSGESDRFELPGLWLSSEELHALLASQQLLARTGGGVLSSMLAPLQQRIEGLLAAQAGVSQWPVDRVRVIPHRGRKLDEASFRTVASGVLERKQLSFDYRARSTDESTKRIVSPQRITHYRDNWYLDAWDHGRDGVRSFAVDRINHARLLETVPRDVPDSELDEQLAASYGIFSGAPKGWATIAFSAKAARWVADEHWHSKQQGRFLPDGRYELKVPYSNSRELLMDVLHYGSDAEIVEPVSLREQAKALLSLALSNYD; from the coding sequence ATGGACCGCTACGAACGCATCAACTCCCTGCATCGCTTGCTCAAGTCGGCGCGCTACCCGGTGACGGTGGCGCGGCTGCAGGATGAGCTGAGCTGTTCCCGCGCAACCGTGTATCGCGATCTGGCCTTTCTGCGCGATGCGCTGATGGCGCCGGTGGAAGGCGATGGCGAATCCGGCTTTCGTTATCTGTCCGGTGAAAGCGACCGCTTCGAGTTGCCCGGCCTGTGGTTGAGCTCGGAAGAGCTGCACGCGCTGCTGGCCTCGCAGCAATTGCTCGCGCGCACCGGCGGCGGGGTGCTGTCGTCGATGCTGGCGCCGCTGCAGCAACGCATCGAGGGGTTGCTGGCTGCCCAGGCCGGCGTCTCGCAATGGCCGGTGGATCGGGTACGGGTGATTCCGCACCGCGGGCGCAAGCTGGACGAAGCGAGCTTCCGCACCGTGGCCTCGGGCGTGCTGGAGCGCAAGCAGCTCAGCTTCGACTACCGCGCACGCTCCACCGACGAATCCACCAAGCGCATCGTCTCCCCACAGCGCATCACCCATTACCGCGACAACTGGTATCTGGACGCCTGGGATCACGGCCGCGACGGCGTGCGCAGTTTTGCGGTGGACCGCATCAATCACGCGCGCCTGCTCGAAACCGTGCCGCGCGATGTGCCCGACAGCGAGCTGGACGAGCAGTTGGCGGCCAGCTACGGCATTTTTTCGGGCGCGCCCAAGGGCTGGGCGACGATCGCCTTCAGTGCCAAGGCCGCGCGCTGGGTCGCCGACGAGCACTGGCATTCCAAGCAGCAGGGGCGCTTTCTGCCCGACGGCCGTTACGAGCTCAAAGTGCCGTACAGCAACTCACGCGAACTGCTGATGGACGTGCTGCATTACGGCTCGGATGCGGAAATCGTCGAGCCGGTGTCGCTGCGCGAACAGGCCAAGGCGCTGCTGTCGCTGGCGCTGAGCAACTACGACTGA
- a CDS encoding lipocalin family protein, translating into MRLTVSIALAFLLVLGLPVAHAKDTPTDEPAVDLSKIMGTWYVIARMPNPVERGHVTSRDEYTLVEDGKVAVRYLYRDGFGEPEKEVSARASVDAESGNRDWRVWFYKVIPAKQRILEIAPDGSWMLISYPGRDLAWIFARKPDMSRDQYRKLVDKMRDDYSIYTDKLKRVPQLREQVDRLGFEVPNKR; encoded by the coding sequence ATGCGCCTGACCGTTTCGATCGCCCTCGCTTTCCTGCTCGTCCTCGGCCTGCCCGTGGCGCATGCCAAGGACACACCAACCGACGAACCAGCGGTCGATCTGTCCAAGATCATGGGCACCTGGTATGTGATTGCGCGCATGCCCAACCCGGTGGAACGCGGTCATGTCACCAGCCGCGACGAGTACACCCTGGTCGAAGACGGCAAGGTGGCGGTGCGCTATCTGTATCGCGACGGTTTCGGCGAGCCGGAAAAAGAAGTCAGTGCACGCGCCTCGGTAGACGCAGAGAGCGGCAACCGCGACTGGCGGGTGTGGTTCTACAAGGTCATCCCGGCCAAGCAGCGCATCCTGGAAATCGCACCGGACGGTTCCTGGATGCTGATCTCCTACCCCGGCCGCGACCTGGCCTGGATCTTCGCGCGCAAGCCGGACATGAGTCGCGACCAGTACCGCAAGCTGGTCGACAAGATGCGCGACGATTATTCGATCTACACCGACAAGCTCAAACGCGTGCCGCAGCTGCGCGAGCAGGTGGATCGTTTGGGCTTTGAAGTGCCCAACAAGCGCTGA
- the hemC gene encoding hydroxymethylbilane synthase — translation MTTLRIATRKSPLALWQSEHVATALRQHHPGLEVVLVPMSTRGDEVLDRSLAAIGGKGLFLKELELAMLRGEADCAVHSLKDVPMELDAPFVLPAIMERGDAADALVSNLYATVQALPLGARVGTSSLRRQAQLRAARPDLELIDLRGNVNTRLAKLDNGGYDAIVLACAGLQRLGFDARITARLDVPEWLPAPAQGAVAVECRGDDAHIHGLLAVLDAGRTRACVEAERAMNRALHGSCHVPVAAFARWEGDGLFLQGMVGSASDGRLIHAEAHGSAEDTEALGRLVAQGLFDKGAAQLLAEL, via the coding sequence ATGACCACGCTCCGCATCGCCACCCGCAAGAGCCCGCTCGCCCTTTGGCAGAGCGAACACGTCGCCACCGCGCTGCGCCAGCACCATCCCGGGCTGGAGGTCGTGCTGGTGCCGATGAGCACCCGTGGCGACGAAGTGCTGGACCGCTCGCTGGCTGCGATCGGCGGCAAGGGCCTGTTCCTGAAGGAGCTGGAGCTGGCGATGCTGCGCGGCGAGGCCGATTGCGCGGTGCATTCGCTCAAGGACGTACCAATGGAACTGGACGCGCCGTTCGTGCTGCCGGCGATCATGGAGCGTGGCGATGCGGCCGATGCGCTGGTGTCCAACCTTTACGCCACCGTGCAGGCGCTGCCGCTGGGCGCACGTGTGGGCACCTCTTCGCTGCGGCGCCAGGCGCAGTTGCGCGCCGCGCGCCCGGATCTGGAACTGATCGACCTGCGCGGCAACGTCAACACCCGCCTGGCCAAACTCGATAACGGCGGTTACGACGCCATCGTGCTGGCCTGCGCCGGTTTGCAGCGGCTCGGGTTCGATGCACGCATCACCGCGCGACTGGACGTGCCGGAGTGGTTGCCGGCACCTGCCCAGGGCGCAGTGGCGGTGGAATGCCGTGGCGACGATGCGCACATCCACGGCCTGCTGGCGGTGCTGGATGCCGGCCGCACCCGCGCCTGCGTGGAAGCCGAGCGGGCGATGAATCGTGCGTTGCATGGCAGTTGCCATGTGCCGGTGGCCGCGTTCGCGCGCTGGGAAGGCGACGGGCTATTTCTGCAGGGCATGGTCGGCAGCGCCAGCGACGGACGCCTGATCCACGCCGAGGCGCACGGCAGCGCCGAGGACACCGAAGCACTCGGCCGCCTGGTCGCGCAAGGCCTGTTCGACAAGGGCGCCGCGCAGTTGTTGGCGGAGCTCTAA
- a CDS encoding sensor histidine kinase yields MAPRAPQIAWMPDLCRLPRLGAMLGLAELVVLVVTLVPDAGAARSITLSRFVSASGLALWLALAVTVLLCVLRPSLSRLPPRLGGLTALSIAAVVAMLGAGIVHGLYAVLGQAPLGPLVGFWRFTLGSAATVVLITALALRYFYISDRWEAQVQANARAQADALQARIRPHFLFNSMNLIASLLRRDPVVAEQAVLDLSDLFRAALGAGEGLSTLRAECELAERYLAIESLRLGERLQVRWHRQEPLPWELPMPRLVLQPLVENAVLHGISRLPEGGTLYLSLRQRGNQLQIRIVNPAPQPGTQLPLLAGAGHAQASISHRLAFQFGAGARMAASWAEGYYACEITLPLP; encoded by the coding sequence ATGGCCCCGCGCGCGCCACAGATCGCCTGGATGCCGGACCTGTGCCGGCTGCCACGATTGGGCGCGATGCTGGGGCTGGCCGAACTGGTGGTGCTGGTGGTGACGCTGGTGCCCGATGCCGGCGCGGCGCGCAGCATCACGCTGTCGCGTTTCGTGTCCGCCAGCGGTCTGGCGTTGTGGTTGGCGCTGGCCGTCACCGTGCTGCTGTGCGTGCTGCGGCCCAGCCTGTCGCGGCTGCCGCCCAGGCTGGGCGGCTTGACTGCGTTATCGATCGCCGCCGTCGTGGCGATGCTCGGCGCCGGCATCGTGCACGGCCTGTATGCGGTACTCGGGCAGGCGCCGTTGGGGCCGCTGGTGGGCTTCTGGCGGTTCACCCTCGGCAGTGCCGCCACGGTGGTGCTGATCACCGCGCTGGCGCTGCGCTATTTCTATATCAGCGACCGCTGGGAAGCGCAGGTGCAGGCCAATGCGCGCGCGCAGGCCGATGCCTTGCAGGCGCGCATCCGCCCGCATTTTCTGTTCAACAGCATGAATCTGATCGCCAGCCTGTTGCGGCGCGATCCGGTGGTGGCCGAGCAGGCGGTGCTGGATCTGTCGGATCTGTTCCGCGCCGCGCTCGGTGCCGGCGAAGGCCTGTCCACCTTGCGCGCCGAATGCGAACTGGCCGAGCGCTATCTGGCGATCGAATCGCTGCGCCTGGGCGAACGCCTGCAGGTGCGCTGGCATCGCCAGGAACCCTTGCCGTGGGAATTGCCGATGCCGCGCCTGGTGCTGCAACCGCTGGTGGAAAATGCGGTATTGCACGGAATTTCGCGCCTGCCCGAGGGCGGTACGCTGTACCTGTCGTTGCGCCAGCGCGGCAACCAGTTGCAGATCCGCATCGTCAATCCGGCCCCGCAGCCGGGTACGCAGTTGCCGCTGCTTGCCGGCGCCGGGCACGCCCAGGCCAGCATCTCGCACCGGCTGGCGTTTCAGTTCGGGGCCGGGGCACGGATGGCGGCCAGCTGGGCTGAGGGCTACTATGCCTGTGAGATCACATTGCCGCTGCCGTGA
- a CDS encoding M28 family metallopeptidase, which yields MERLAMGMLAMAVSTAVMAATPTFDGTRISRDVKELASDAYEGRGPATAGEEKTIAYWSKQFAAAGLQPGGDLTDGKRAWTQAVPLRRADIVGTPTIALQNAGKPQTLTQGKQIAIRAALDGSSTVDIANAPLVFVGYGVKAPERDWDDFKGVHLKGKIAVVLINDPDFETGKGAFDGAGMTYYGRWTYKYEEGARQGALGVLVVHETAPASYGWDTVASSNTNTMFDVVRDNPRAAHPTLEGWIQRDLASELFKHAGLDFDTLKKQAQTRGFKPVELKGQGLSASYQVKSDVITSHNVVARLEGSKRPDETLIYSAHWDHIGVGKPDARGDTIFNGALDNASGTAALLELARGFAAGPKPERSVVFLAVTAEEKGLLGSEFYASKPLYPLDTTVAVINMDGMNPFVPARDFGIYGTAKLELLDQLKSVAGQWKLRYTPDPKPQAGYFFRSDHFSFAKRGVPALSYASGQDWEVGGVAAGKAASDDYTAKRYHQQGDEWKPDWTFAGAARDLGVLYALGQQLADSRQWPNWSNDSEFRATRDASEAARK from the coding sequence ATCGAGCGACTTGCGATGGGAATGCTGGCCATGGCGGTCTCGACTGCAGTCATGGCAGCGACCCCCACCTTCGATGGCACGCGCATCTCGCGCGACGTCAAGGAACTGGCCTCCGACGCCTACGAAGGCCGCGGCCCGGCCACCGCCGGCGAAGAAAAAACCATTGCCTACTGGAGCAAGCAGTTCGCTGCCGCCGGTCTGCAGCCGGGCGGTGATCTCACCGATGGCAAGCGCGCATGGACCCAGGCGGTGCCGCTACGCCGCGCCGATATCGTCGGTACACCGACCATCGCTTTGCAGAATGCCGGCAAGCCGCAAACCCTGACCCAGGGCAAGCAGATCGCCATCCGTGCTGCGCTGGATGGGTCATCCACCGTCGACATCGCCAACGCACCGCTGGTGTTCGTCGGCTACGGGGTCAAGGCGCCGGAGCGCGACTGGGACGACTTCAAGGGCGTGCATCTGAAGGGCAAGATCGCAGTGGTGCTGATCAACGACCCGGATTTCGAAACCGGCAAGGGCGCCTTCGACGGTGCCGGCATGACCTACTACGGCCGCTGGACCTACAAGTACGAAGAAGGCGCGCGTCAGGGCGCGCTCGGTGTGCTGGTGGTGCACGAAACCGCGCCGGCCTCTTACGGCTGGGACACGGTGGCCAGCTCCAACACCAACACCATGTTCGATGTAGTGCGCGACAACCCGCGCGCCGCCCATCCCACCCTGGAAGGCTGGATCCAGCGCGATCTGGCCAGCGAGTTGTTCAAGCATGCCGGGCTGGATTTCGACACCTTGAAGAAGCAGGCGCAGACGCGCGGCTTCAAGCCGGTCGAGCTCAAGGGCCAGGGCCTGAGCGCCAGCTATCAGGTCAAGTCCGACGTGATCACCTCGCACAACGTGGTCGCGCGCCTGGAAGGCAGCAAACGCCCCGACGAGACGCTGATCTACAGCGCGCATTGGGACCACATCGGCGTGGGCAAGCCGGACGCACGCGGCGACACCATCTTCAACGGTGCGCTGGATAACGCCAGCGGCACTGCGGCGTTGCTGGAACTGGCACGCGGTTTTGCCGCCGGGCCCAAGCCGGAGCGCTCGGTGGTATTCCTGGCGGTGACCGCCGAAGAAAAGGGCTTGCTGGGTTCGGAGTTCTACGCCTCCAAGCCGCTGTATCCGCTGGACACCACGGTGGCGGTGATCAACATGGATGGCATGAACCCGTTCGTGCCGGCGCGCGATTTCGGCATCTACGGCACCGCCAAGCTGGAATTGCTCGACCAGCTCAAGAGCGTGGCCGGCCAGTGGAAGTTGCGCTACACGCCCGATCCCAAGCCGCAGGCGGGGTATTTCTTCCGCTCCGATCATTTCTCCTTCGCCAAGCGCGGCGTGCCGGCGCTGTCGTATGCCTCCGGGCAGGACTGGGAAGTGGGCGGCGTGGCCGCAGGCAAGGCCGCCTCCGACGATTACACCGCCAAGCGCTATCACCAGCAGGGCGACGAGTGGAAGCCGGACTGGACCTTCGCCGGTGCCGCGCGCGATCTGGGCGTGCTCTACGCGCTGGGCCAGCAGCTGGCCGATTCGCGCCAGTGGCCCAACTGGAGCAACGACTCGGAGTTCCGCGCCACCCGCGACGCCAGCGAGGCGGCACGCAAGTAA
- a CDS encoding DUF481 domain-containing protein, translating into MPRRAPLSALLPLLLITPTVWAQAVAPAPVDPAAAVMPSPWSGSSGELGYAAAHGNSTTDSLNGRVRLRYTDGDWIHSLDATALRSSSEYTNTNDDGSTERERQTTAERYTGSVGSALQLGEHRQLTATGRYEHDDFATYDRLATFGIGYGTRLINADRFYLDAQVGPGIRRAHNSDEDRNETGLIGRGLFDLKYTVTDNTDLINTLLVESGEYNTYAQNDFGVQVSMNSHFALKAAWQMRHNSEVSEGDKKTDTLTTVNLVYTFK; encoded by the coding sequence ATGCCCCGCCGTGCCCCGTTGTCTGCCCTGCTGCCGCTGTTGTTGATCACGCCTACCGTCTGGGCCCAGGCAGTTGCACCGGCGCCGGTGGACCCCGCTGCCGCTGTGATGCCGTCGCCGTGGAGCGGGAGCAGTGGCGAGCTCGGCTACGCCGCCGCCCACGGCAACAGCACCACCGACAGCCTCAATGGCCGGGTCCGCTTGCGCTATACCGATGGCGACTGGATCCACAGCCTGGATGCCACCGCGCTGCGTTCCAGCTCGGAATACACTAATACCAACGACGACGGCAGCACCGAACGCGAGCGCCAGACCACCGCCGAGCGCTACACCGGCAGCGTGGGCAGTGCGTTGCAGCTGGGCGAACACCGCCAGCTCACCGCCACCGGCCGTTACGAACACGACGACTTCGCCACCTACGATCGCCTAGCCACCTTCGGTATCGGTTACGGCACGCGGCTGATCAACGCCGACCGTTTCTATCTTGATGCACAGGTGGGCCCGGGTATCCGGCGCGCGCACAACAGCGACGAAGATCGCAACGAGACCGGCCTGATCGGGCGCGGCCTGTTCGACCTCAAATACACCGTCACCGACAACACCGACCTGATCAACACGCTGCTGGTGGAATCGGGCGAATACAACACCTATGCGCAGAACGATTTCGGCGTGCAGGTCAGCATGAACTCGCACTTTGCGCTCAAGGCCGCGTGGCAGATGCGCCACAACAGCGAGGTCAGCGAAGGCGACAAGAAGACCGACACGCTGACCACAGTCAACCTGGTCTACACGTTCAAGTAA
- a CDS encoding alpha/beta hydrolase produces the protein MLEVIERETGPNPQWAVLWLHGLGADGSDFAPMVPELVRPQWPALRFVFPHAPIRPITINNGVRMRGWYDIVGMDFAHRADKAGIAESVAQIEALIAHEQTRGIAPERILLAGFSQGGAVTLAVGLQRSVALAGLIALSTYLPDPTAAASQVQPAATRQPVFMAHGSADPVVPFGAGEQSAQTLRTLGFELQWQTYPMGHQVCLEEIEALRNWMQARFTAA, from the coding sequence ATGTTGGAAGTGATCGAACGCGAGACCGGACCGAACCCGCAGTGGGCCGTGCTGTGGCTGCACGGCCTGGGTGCCGATGGCAGCGACTTCGCCCCGATGGTGCCGGAGCTGGTGCGCCCGCAGTGGCCGGCGCTGCGTTTCGTATTCCCGCACGCGCCAATCCGCCCGATCACCATCAACAACGGCGTGCGCATGCGCGGTTGGTACGACATCGTCGGCATGGATTTCGCACATCGTGCCGACAAGGCCGGCATTGCCGAATCGGTGGCGCAGATCGAGGCATTGATCGCCCATGAGCAGACCCGCGGCATCGCGCCCGAGCGCATCCTGCTGGCCGGCTTCTCGCAGGGTGGTGCAGTGACCCTGGCGGTCGGTCTGCAGCGCAGCGTTGCGCTGGCCGGGCTGATCGCCCTGTCGACCTATCTGCCCGACCCGACTGCCGCCGCCAGCCAGGTGCAGCCGGCTGCCACTCGCCAACCGGTGTTCATGGCGCATGGCAGCGCCGACCCGGTGGTGCCGTTCGGTGCCGGCGAACAGAGCGCACAGACCTTGCGCACGCTCGGCTTTGAACTGCAATGGCAGACCTACCCGATGGGCCATCAGGTCTGCCTGGAAGAGATCGAGGCGCTGCGCAACTGGATGCAGGCGCGCTTCACCGCCGCCTGA
- a CDS encoding LytR/AlgR family response regulator transcription factor codes for MTATQVRVLIADDEPLARERLRMLLGEHPHVEVIGEAENGQQVLQQCQHLHPDLVLLDIAMPGVDGLETARLLRQGQQPPAVVFCTAYDQHALSAFDAAALDYLMKPVRPERLAAALEKVATFLAGRAPSVVPPPLRTHLCARLRGSLRLIAIGDIRYLQAEEKYVIVHHTRGEDLIEESLKSLEDEFADRLVRIHRNCLVARAELVELRRSGDGQVHAVLRNVPQPLEVSRRCVASLREQLR; via the coding sequence ATGACGGCCACGCAAGTGCGGGTGCTGATCGCCGATGACGAGCCGCTGGCGCGCGAGCGCCTGCGCATGCTGCTGGGCGAACATCCGCACGTCGAGGTGATCGGCGAGGCCGAAAACGGCCAGCAGGTGCTGCAGCAATGCCAGCACCTGCATCCGGATCTGGTGCTCCTGGACATCGCCATGCCCGGCGTCGACGGCCTGGAAACCGCCCGCCTGCTGCGCCAAGGCCAGCAACCGCCGGCGGTGGTGTTCTGCACCGCCTACGACCAGCACGCGCTGTCGGCCTTCGACGCCGCCGCACTGGATTACCTGATGAAGCCGGTGCGCCCGGAGCGCCTGGCCGCCGCACTGGAAAAGGTGGCGACCTTTCTGGCCGGGCGCGCGCCCAGCGTTGTGCCGCCACCGCTACGCACGCATTTGTGTGCCCGTCTGCGCGGCAGCCTGCGACTGATCGCCATCGGCGACATCCGCTACCTGCAGGCCGAAGAGAAGTACGTCATCGTCCACCACACCCGTGGCGAAGACCTGATCGAAGAGTCGCTCAAATCGCTGGAAGACGAATTCGCCGACCGCCTGGTGCGCATCCACCGTAATTGCCTGGTCGCGCGCGCCGAGCTGGTGGAACTGCGCCGCAGCGGCGATGGCCAGGTGCACGCAGTGCTGCGCAATGTGCCGCAACCCCTGGAAGTGAGCCGCCGCTGCGTGGCCAGCCTGCGCGAGCAATTGCGTTAG
- a CDS encoding GGDEF domain-containing protein codes for MTNEPLLERMVDLTAIRDADLLDLSLLRTVREVCAAEELSPLRIAPDGRTMAETRLREDGRLSLTVAEIRDAQLRAQLADARGAGDVVQLEEDGRALLVYPMMEARGIRTCLRVGGSRVPGIAEQAMLQGFARFFQNYRSLLDDAQRDALTGLRNRKTFDDVILRLFAGGAADALAGESVWLGIVDIDHFKRVNDSFGHLYGDEVLLLVAQLMQRAFRQDDLLFRFGGEEFVIVLRGVDRDTAVSLFERFRLAVAEYAFPQVGKVTLSTGIVQLTDGRLISQMMDEADKALYWAKQHGRNRAEVYAELVASGQMQHLTQQVGSVDLF; via the coding sequence ATGACCAACGAACCGCTGCTGGAACGGATGGTGGACCTGACCGCCATTCGCGATGCCGATCTGCTCGATCTGAGCCTGCTACGCACCGTGCGCGAGGTCTGTGCAGCTGAAGAACTCTCACCGCTGCGCATCGCTCCGGACGGCCGCACCATGGCCGAAACCCGGCTGCGCGAGGACGGCCGGCTGTCGTTGACGGTGGCCGAGATCCGCGACGCGCAGCTGCGTGCGCAGCTTGCCGACGCACGCGGGGCGGGCGATGTGGTGCAGCTGGAGGAAGACGGCCGTGCACTGCTGGTCTACCCGATGATGGAAGCGCGCGGCATCCGCACGTGCCTGCGGGTGGGTGGTTCGCGCGTTCCCGGCATCGCCGAGCAGGCGATGCTGCAGGGCTTTGCGCGCTTCTTCCAGAATTACCGCAGCCTGCTCGACGATGCCCAGCGCGATGCGCTGACCGGGCTGCGTAACCGCAAGACCTTCGACGATGTGATCCTGCGGCTGTTCGCAGGCGGTGCGGCAGACGCGTTGGCAGGCGAGAGCGTGTGGCTGGGGATCGTGGATATCGATCACTTCAAGCGCGTCAACGACAGCTTCGGCCATCTGTACGGTGACGAGGTGTTGCTGCTGGTCGCCCAGCTGATGCAGCGCGCGTTCCGTCAGGACGACCTGCTGTTCCGCTTCGGCGGCGAGGAGTTCGTGATCGTGCTGCGCGGGGTGGATCGCGATACGGCGGTGAGCCTGTTCGAGCGCTTCCGGCTGGCAGTGGCCGAGTACGCCTTCCCGCAAGTGGGCAAGGTCACGCTCAGCACCGGCATCGTTCAATTGACCGATGGCCGCTTGATCAGCCAGATGATGGACGAAGCCGACAAGGCGCTGTACTGGGCCAAGCAGCACGGCCGCAACCGCGCCGAGGTCTACGCCGAGTTGGTCGCCAGCGGGCAGATGCAGCATCTCACCCAGCAGGTGGGCAGCGTCGATCTGTTCTGA
- the mdoH gene encoding glucans biosynthesis glucosyltransferase MdoH, whose translation MDGIVTSSPAPTEFPSISVLDAGQPTLPPEAPLAMPEQDLRKGSLQVPHQRTAPVGIGVRRFYLIGGTFATTAVAVWVMLSVLWPGGISVLEGCLLGLFILLFAWIAMSFASAVAGFVTVVARAGRKLGIDPDAPLPTLHTRTALLMPTYNEDPRRLLAGLQAIYESVAETGQLEHFDFFVLSDTTREHIGAAEELVYNELCDRVDGHGRIFYRRRADNAARKAGNVADWVRRFGGSYPQMLILDADSVMTGDTIVRLVAGMENNPDVGLIQTLPAVVNGQTLFARMQQFGGRVYGPIIAFGVAWWHGAESNYWGHNAIIRTQAFADHAGLPALRGRKPFGGHVLSHDFVEAALMRRGGWAMHMVPYLQGSYEEGPPTLTDLLIRDRRWCQGNLQHAKVVGAKGLHWISRMHMMIGIGHYFTAPMWGMLMLIGIGIPLAGAGIDLAQGLPFSPARYWHGSSEGNAIWIFACTMFVLLAPKLLGYIALLLNPRELRACGGAFRAMLSILLETVLAALMAPVVMYLQSRGVFEVLAGKDSGWDAQVRDDGKLAWPALLRSYGGLTIFGLFMGSMAYVVSPSLAAWMAPVIIGMALSIPVVALTSLRRTGLGLRRAGIFCIPEELDPPKVLVRAAELRRAAALEPSLI comes from the coding sequence ATGGACGGCATTGTGACTTCTTCTCCCGCACCTACCGAATTTCCCTCCATCTCCGTCCTCGACGCCGGCCAGCCCACGCTGCCGCCCGAAGCGCCGCTGGCGATGCCCGAACAAGACCTGCGCAAAGGCAGCCTGCAGGTGCCGCATCAGCGTACTGCGCCGGTCGGTATCGGCGTGCGGCGTTTCTATCTGATCGGCGGCACCTTCGCCACCACCGCCGTGGCGGTGTGGGTGATGCTCAGCGTGCTGTGGCCCGGCGGCATCAGCGTTCTGGAAGGCTGCCTGCTCGGGCTGTTCATACTGTTGTTTGCCTGGATCGCGATGTCCTTCGCCAGCGCGGTGGCCGGCTTTGTCACCGTGGTGGCGCGCGCCGGACGCAAGCTCGGCATCGACCCGGATGCACCGCTGCCGACGCTGCACACCCGCACCGCGTTGCTGATGCCCACCTACAACGAAGACCCGCGCCGGCTGCTGGCCGGCCTGCAGGCGATCTACGAATCGGTGGCCGAGACCGGCCAGCTGGAGCACTTCGACTTCTTCGTGCTCAGCGACACCACCCGCGAACACATCGGCGCTGCCGAAGAACTGGTCTACAACGAGCTGTGCGATCGCGTCGACGGGCATGGGCGCATCTTCTACCGCCGCCGTGCCGACAACGCCGCGCGCAAGGCCGGTAACGTGGCCGACTGGGTGCGTCGTTTCGGCGGCAGCTACCCGCAGATGCTGATCCTGGACGCCGATAGCGTGATGACCGGCGACACCATCGTGCGGCTGGTCGCCGGCATGGAAAACAACCCGGATGTGGGGCTGATCCAGACCCTGCCGGCGGTGGTCAACGGGCAGACCCTGTTTGCCCGCATGCAGCAGTTCGGTGGCCGCGTGTACGGGCCGATCATCGCTTTTGGCGTGGCCTGGTGGCATGGCGCCGAGAGCAATTACTGGGGCCACAACGCCATCATCCGTACCCAGGCCTTTGCCGATCACGCCGGCCTGCCGGCGCTGCGCGGGCGCAAGCCGTTCGGCGGGCATGTACTCAGTCATGATTTTGTCGAAGCGGCGCTGATGCGGCGCGGCGGCTGGGCCATGCACATGGTGCCGTACCTACAGGGCAGCTACGAAGAAGGCCCGCCCACGCTGACCGACCTGCTGATCCGCGACCGTCGCTGGTGCCAGGGCAACCTGCAGCACGCCAAGGTCGTCGGCGCTAAGGGTCTGCACTGGATCAGCCGCATGCACATGATGATCGGCATCGGGCATTACTTCACCGCGCCGATGTGGGGCATGTTGATGCTGATCGGCATCGGCATTCCGCTGGCCGGGGCCGGCATCGACCTGGCCCAGGGCCTGCCGTTCTCGCCGGCGCGCTATTGGCACGGCAGCAGCGAAGGCAACGCGATCTGGATCTTCGCCTGCACCATGTTCGTGCTGCTTGCACCCAAGCTGCTGGGCTATATCGCACTGCTGCTCAACCCGCGCGAACTGCGTGCCTGCGGCGGTGCGTTTCGCGCCATGCTGAGCATCCTGCTGGAAACCGTGTTGGCGGCCCTGATGGCGCCGGTGGTGATGTATCTGCAGTCGCGCGGCGTGTTCGAAGTGCTGGCCGGCAAGGATTCGGGTTGGGACGCACAGGTGCGCGACGACGGCAAGCTGGCATGGCCGGCGCTGCTGCGCAGCTACGGCGGGCTGACCATATTCGGCCTGTTCATGGGCTCGATGGCCTACGTGGTCTCGCCGTCGCTGGCGGCCTGGATGGCGCCGGTGATCATCGGTATGGCCTTGTCCATTCCGGTGGTGGCACTGACCTCGTTGCGCCGCACCGGCCTGGGTCTGCGCCGGGCCGGCATCTTCTGCATTCCCGAAGAACTCGACCCGCCCAAGGTGCTGGTGCGCGCGGCCGAGCTGCGCCGCGCCGCAGCGCTGGAGCCCTCGCTGATCTGA